A single window of Eucalyptus grandis isolate ANBG69807.140 chromosome 1, ASM1654582v1, whole genome shotgun sequence DNA harbors:
- the LOC104437831 gene encoding splicing factor SF3a60 homolog, translating to MSSTLLEVTRAAHEEVERLERLIVKDLQNEPPSSKDRLFQSHRVRHMIDTVAATTEKLIEVYEDKDNARKDEIAALGGQTATGTNVFSAFYDRLKEIREYHRKHPAARVVDANEEYEALLKEEPQIEFSGEEAFGRYLDLHELYHQYINVKFGEPIEYSAYLDVFSQPERISRKLKLTRQYKEYLENIVEYLVYFFQRTEPLQDLDRIFAKVEGDFEEAWADNKVEGWENGVQENGHAPLQNTAIDLDYYSSVEELMEVGPEKLKEALAALGLKSGGTVQQRAERLFLTKHTPLDKLDKKHFAKGSRGSEQNGVVAVQQMDNGKDIALMEAKLKKLCSLLEETITRTKENVEKKQALTYEEMEAEREEEETQADTESDDDEQQIYNPLKLPMGWDGKPIPYWLYKLHGLGQEFKCEICGNHSYWGRRAFERHFKEWRHQHGMRCLGIPNTKNFNEITSIQEAQELWERIQERQGLNKWRPDLEEEYEDREGNIYNKKTYTDLQRQGLI from the exons ATGTCGTCGACGCTGCTGGAGGTGACGCGCGCCGCCCACGAGGAGGTGGAGCGGCTCGAGCGCCTCATCGTCAAGGACCTCCAGAACGAGCCGCCGAGCAGCAAGGACCGCCTCTTCCAGAGCCACCGCGTCCGCCACATGATCGACAccgtcgccgccaccaccgAAAAACTC ATTGAGGTATATGAAGATAAGGATAATGCTAGGAAAGACGAGATCGCGGCTTTGGGAGGCCAGACCGCCACGGGAACGAACGTCTTCAGCGCCTTTTATGATAGGCTGAAGGAG ATACGGGAGTACCATAGAAAGCACCCGGCTGCTCGTGTTGTCGATGCCAATGAGGAGTACGAAGCGCTTCTGAAGGAGGAACCTCAAATTGAGTTCAGCGGGGAG GAAGCTTTTGGCCGATACCTGGACTTGCATGAATTGTACCATCAGTACATCAACGTTAAATTTGGAGAGCCCATCGAGTACTCTGCTTATCTTGATGTTTTCTCGCAACCAGAGAGGATTTCtaggaaattgaaattaacaag GCAGTATAAAGAATATCTGGAAAATATTGTGGAATACCTCGTATATTTCTTTCAGCGAACAGAGCCTCTGCAAGATCTGGATAGGATATTTGCAAAG GTTGAGGGCGATTTTGAAGAAGCATGGGCAGATAACAAAGTTGAAGGGTGGGAGAATGGGGTTCAAGAAAATGGACATGCTCCATTGCAGAATACGGCGATTGACCTGGACTATTATAGCTCTGTTGAGGAACTGATGGAAGTTGGGCCTGAGAAGTTAAAAGAG GCATTGGCAGCTTTGGGATTAAAATCAGGTGGCACAGTTCAGCAGCGCGCTGAGAGACTCTTCCTTACAAAG CATACACCTCTTGATAAGTTGGACAAaaagcattttgcaaaaggTTCTCGTGGGTCAGAGCAGAATGGTGTAGTGGCTGTCCAACAGATGGACAATGGGAAAGATATTGCTTTGATGGAGGCTAAACTGAAAAAACTCTGCTCGCTGCTTGAGGAG ACAATTActcgaacaaaagaaaatgttgagaAAAAGCAAGCTTTGACGTATGAGGAAATGGAAGCAGAACGTGAGGAG GAAGAGACACAAGCTGACActgaaagtgatgatgatgagcaACAGATATATAACCCCCTCAAATTGCCAATGGGTTGGGATGGGAAACCTATACCTTACTGGCTCTATAAGCTTCACGGACTTGGTCAG GAATTCAAATGTGAGATATGCGGCAACCACAGTTACTGGGGACGGAGGGCTTTTGAGCGGCATTTTAAGGAATGGCGACATCAGCATGGCATGCGCTGTCTTGGTATTCCAAATACAAAGAACTTCAACGAGATTACATCCATCCAG GAAGCACAAGAACTCTGGGAGAGAATACAGGAGAGGCAAGGACTGAACAAGTGGCGCCCAGATCTGGAGGAAGAATACGAAGACAGGGAAGGCAACATCTATAACAAGAAGACTTACACCGATCTTCAGCGCCAGGGTCTCATCTAA